GCGCTGCGAGCAATCCATATGGTCTTGCGCGTTGTGTTCCAGAATGCTGAGGATACTCTCATCCTGTATAAACCCACATTTTATTATCTCTGCAAGACCTGATTTTAAATGCTCCTCATTGAGGGTTGTTAGCATTGAAGGATCGCACAAAACAATATATGGGGAATAAAAGGAACCAACAAGGTTCTTACCCTCTTTAAGGTTTATTCCCGTTTTTCCACCAATAGCCGCATCAACCATGCCAACAAGAGTTGTGGGAATATGTATAACCTTTATCCCCCGCAAATAGGACGATGCTACAAATCCAGACAGGTCTGAGGCTGCCCCACCACCGCAGCTTACGATCAGATCGGAGCGAGTGAAATTATTTTGAGCAAGAAATCTCCAACACTGCTCGGCTACACCAAGTTGCTTTGCTGATTCTGAATCTGGAATCAAGTATCGATAACACTGAACCCCCGAAGCAGCAGAAAAAATTGGTAACACCTGTGAAACAGAATCCTGGTACATAATAAGAATGCGGCGTGTCCCGGATGGTATGTATTTGAACACATTTGACACGCTTGTAAACAAGATCTGGCAAGTTTCCGTGCTGTGCGTTGTCAACGAGTACTTCTTCATCACAAGATTCCGCCTTTACAACCTACCTTGCGGCAAGACAACAGTAAAATCTAGGCACGGTATCAGAATTCTCGATGCCAAGAGCGATTGTAAATAAACCGTACAAGTTGATCTGCTAAAGATATCGGACTGCTCTTATTGACATCAAATTCAATATCTGCCAGTTTTGAATAAATATCTTTTCGTTTGTTGTACACAGCAATCCATGATTCAATATCACCCGTTACGGGACGTGTGTCAAAACAAAGGCGTGGAGCGACATTATCGCATGAGGTGCGCAAAAAAATAACTAAATGCCTGGATATGTACCTCTGATTTTCCTTTCGCTGAACACACCCTGCACCAGTTGCGACAACACCCCCGCGAGAGAGGGCATTTCGCAAGCAGATGGACTCAGCATCTCTAAACTGACTTTCGCAGGTTAAAAGCAGTTCTTTCACGGGTCCAAAAAATTTTTCCACTAGAAAATCTGTATCGTTAAAGA
The sequence above is a segment of the Tropheryma whipplei str. Twist genome. Coding sequences within it:
- the aroB gene encoding 3-dehydroquinate synthase; this encodes MFKYIPSGTRRILIMYQDSVSQVLPIFSAASGVQCYRYLIPDSESAKQLGVAEQCWRFLAQNNFTRSDLIVSCGGGAASDLSGFVASSYLRGIKVIHIPTTLVGMVDAAIGGKTGINLKEGKNLVGSFYSPYIVLCDPSMLTTLNEEHLKSGLAEIIKCGFIQDESILSILEHNAQDHMDCSQRVCAETLPPKLLEELIHKAVSVKITMVDSDFRDTHKRQFLNYGHTLAHALEAATSHKLPHGQAVSIGMVYAAQVAFAKGLIGRNILTRHERILETYGLPICPPEVQWRNITPYMQRDKKNMQSNDTDSDKDSREMPQISTQSKLVLLREIANPFISSVSHTVLLKAYEAMFPQ
- a CDS encoding shikimate kinase translates to MAIVLIGPPAVGKTLLGGLVAKRLRVIFNDTDFLVEKFFGPVKELLLTCESQFRDAESICLRNALSRGGVVATGAGCVQRKENQRYISRHLVIFLRTSCDNVAPRLCFDTRPVTGDIESWIAVYNKRKDIYSKLADIEFDVNKSSPISLADQLVRFIYNRSWHREF